One region of Candidatus Dormiibacterota bacterium genomic DNA includes:
- a CDS encoding HAD family hydrolase → MLFDLDDTLHDDTAAYRRAALRVARDVEAERGIDATRLDEAYAAEVHGFWGGLSADDLTTRIGGVRKRLWARALAAVGVEDDALAERCARDYNAYRREYFALFPGALELLRSLRRTGKRIGLVTNGFAETHHEKITLLKIRDVLDAIFIADEVGMLKPDPQLFAHACRVLGVAPQAAAMVGDRYDRDIRGALEAGLFTIWVNVRGEELPRGARPPDATCASILDVGPIIEAASFPATRGS, encoded by the coding sequence GTGCTCTTCGACCTCGACGACACGCTCCACGACGACACGGCTGCCTATCGGCGCGCCGCGCTGCGCGTCGCGCGCGACGTCGAGGCCGAGCGCGGGATAGACGCGACGCGGCTCGACGAAGCGTATGCGGCGGAGGTTCACGGATTTTGGGGCGGGCTTTCGGCCGACGATCTGACGACGCGGATCGGCGGAGTGCGAAAGCGGCTGTGGGCGCGAGCGCTTGCAGCGGTCGGCGTTGAGGACGACGCGCTCGCGGAGCGTTGCGCTCGCGATTACAACGCGTACCGGCGAGAGTATTTCGCCCTCTTTCCGGGAGCGCTCGAGCTGCTGCGATCGCTTCGCCGCACGGGCAAGCGCATCGGCTTGGTCACGAATGGCTTCGCGGAAACACATCACGAGAAGATCACGCTATTGAAGATCCGCGACGTTCTCGATGCGATCTTCATCGCGGATGAGGTCGGCATGCTCAAGCCCGACCCGCAGCTTTTCGCGCACGCATGCCGGGTGCTCGGCGTCGCGCCCCAAGCCGCTGCCATGGTCGGCGATCGTTACGACCGCGATATCCGGGGCGCGCTCGAAGCCGGGCTTTTCACCATCTGGGTAAACGTGCGCGGAGAAGAGCTGCCCCGCGGGGCTCGGCCGCCCGACGCAACGTGCGCCTCCATTCTGGACGTGGGGCCGATCATCGAAGCCGCATCCTTCCCGGCGACCCGCGGTTCATAG
- the dacB gene encoding D-alanyl-D-alanine carboxypeptidase/D-alanyl-D-alanine-endopeptidase encodes MRILRLVAALATAALLLVPPPSAAARPTLAQAIARLTSNPRYARGYFGIAVYDIDHRRMLYARDAQHLFVPASTTKTLTEGTALGVLGPNFRFRTPVYRTGPVAGGVLHGDLVLVASGDPDISQRIQRNGTLAFENEDHAYDGSPETKAVPGDPLAVLRDLAKQIAARGIHAITGRVFVDATLFPDAGMEAGTGTDVNPMILNDNIIDVIVAPGARAADPARVVSISPQTPYARFVNAARTAGPHTDDTLAMTDADDGHGGRIVTIAGTVKSTDKPTLYAYRVANPPRFAEDALTIALRDAGVAIENPPPDAPFVRAAYASSYLPANLVAEHVSPPLREDVRVTLKVSDNLHAAEMPYLLGVYAGHARHGRLQAGFDVEARFLRNAGMDLSGASQSDGEGAYDYFAPAFMVHYLAWVHSQPWYGDFYRALPILGVDGTLADVQTGAPARGRVHAKTGAWGWPNLLSHGAVYSRGLVGYVTTRSGKHVAFCIYVNDIAFGHDVDGVAILGQLLGAIANAIYVDG; translated from the coding sequence ATGCGTATCCTTCGTCTCGTCGCCGCCTTGGCAACGGCCGCGCTCTTGCTCGTGCCGCCTCCGTCTGCGGCCGCGCGCCCGACGCTCGCTCAGGCGATCGCCCGGCTGACGAGCAATCCGCGGTACGCCCGCGGCTACTTCGGCATCGCGGTCTACGACATCGACCATCGCCGCATGCTCTACGCGCGCGACGCGCAGCATCTCTTCGTTCCCGCATCGACGACGAAGACGCTGACCGAAGGAACGGCACTCGGCGTCCTCGGCCCGAACTTCCGCTTTCGGACGCCGGTCTATCGCACCGGCCCCGTCGCAGGCGGCGTGCTGCACGGCGATCTCGTGCTGGTAGCGTCGGGCGATCCCGATATCTCGCAGCGCATTCAGCGCAACGGAACGCTCGCATTCGAGAACGAGGACCATGCGTACGACGGCTCGCCCGAAACCAAAGCCGTACCCGGCGATCCGCTTGCGGTGCTGCGCGATCTCGCCAAGCAGATCGCGGCGCGTGGAATCCACGCCATCACCGGCCGCGTCTTCGTCGACGCGACGCTCTTCCCCGACGCAGGCATGGAAGCGGGTACGGGGACCGACGTCAATCCCATGATCCTCAACGACAACATCATCGACGTGATCGTCGCTCCGGGCGCGCGCGCCGCAGACCCCGCGCGCGTCGTGTCGATCTCACCGCAGACGCCATACGCGCGCTTCGTCAACGCAGCGAGGACTGCGGGGCCACACACCGACGATACGCTCGCGATGACCGACGCCGACGACGGGCACGGAGGACGCATCGTCACGATCGCGGGTACCGTCAAGAGTACCGACAAACCGACGCTCTACGCGTATCGCGTTGCGAATCCGCCGCGCTTCGCCGAAGACGCGCTCACCATCGCGCTGCGCGATGCCGGCGTGGCAATCGAGAATCCGCCGCCGGACGCGCCGTTCGTGCGAGCGGCGTACGCGTCGTCCTATCTGCCCGCAAATCTCGTCGCCGAGCACGTTTCGCCGCCGTTGCGCGAAGACGTCAGGGTAACGCTCAAAGTAAGCGACAATCTGCACGCGGCAGAGATGCCCTACCTTCTGGGCGTCTACGCCGGACACGCCCGGCACGGTCGGCTGCAGGCGGGGTTCGACGTCGAAGCGCGGTTCTTACGCAACGCCGGCATGGACCTTTCCGGCGCCTCGCAATCCGACGGCGAGGGCGCGTACGATTACTTCGCGCCTGCGTTCATGGTGCATTACCTCGCCTGGGTGCACTCCCAACCGTGGTACGGTGATTTCTATCGGGCGCTTCCGATTCTCGGCGTGGACGGAACGCTCGCGGACGTACAGACGGGCGCTCCCGCGCGGGGCAGGGTGCACGCCAAGACGGGTGCGTGGGGATGGCCGAACCTTCTCTCGCACGGTGCGGTGTACAGCAGAGGCCTCGTCGGATACGTAACGACGCGCAGCGGCAAGCACGTGGCGTTCTGCATCTACGTGAACGACATAGCGTTCGGTCACGACGTGGACGGCGTGGCGATTCTGGGTCAGCTGCTCGGCGCAATCGCAAACGCAATCTACGTCGACGGCTGA
- a CDS encoding DUF4239 domain-containing protein, producing the protein MVALGEILIVALIVAAAVGIHAVIQRRSDYHRLQDHNDVAGFLLSVVGVTYAVLLGFVVVLVWQRYAAAQDYVQQESAAVADAYRVAAGFPQPLRGAVRADLREYVQSVVRREWPAMRRGIVIGSSSSLERAAYDVDTFRPGNAGEVNVQQSAMRELHAVFDARRRRFAQVAPSVPPILWIALVAGGIVTLFFTYLLGTANRAAQLAMTAAVAGIVAVLFVVIGEFDTPYSGAVAVQPSNWAIVSQQLPTLR; encoded by the coding sequence ATGGTAGCACTCGGCGAGATACTCATCGTTGCACTGATCGTTGCGGCCGCCGTCGGCATCCACGCGGTCATCCAACGCCGCAGCGACTACCACCGGCTTCAGGATCATAACGACGTCGCGGGGTTTTTGCTGTCGGTCGTCGGCGTTACGTATGCCGTGCTGCTGGGCTTCGTCGTGGTGCTCGTCTGGCAGCGCTATGCCGCAGCGCAAGACTACGTGCAACAAGAAAGCGCCGCAGTGGCGGACGCCTACCGCGTCGCCGCCGGCTTTCCACAGCCGCTGCGCGGCGCGGTGCGTGCCGATCTGCGAGAGTACGTGCAGTCGGTCGTCCGGCGCGAGTGGCCGGCGATGCGCCGCGGCATCGTCATCGGCTCGTCGAGCTCGCTCGAGCGCGCGGCGTACGACGTCGACACGTTTCGTCCGGGCAACGCCGGCGAAGTAAACGTGCAACAGAGCGCGATGCGCGAGCTACACGCCGTCTTCGACGCTCGCCGCAGGCGCTTCGCGCAGGTCGCGCCGTCGGTTCCACCGATCCTTTGGATCGCGCTCGTTGCCGGCGGGATCGTGACGCTCTTCTTCACGTATCTCTTGGGCACCGCGAACCGAGCGGCGCAACTCGCGATGACCGCCGCCGTTGCCGGAATCGTGGCGGTGCTGTTCGTCGTGATCGGCGAGTTCGATACGCCGTACAGCGGCGCCGTCGCCGTGCAGCCGTCCAACTGGGCGATCGTCTCGCAGCAGCTTCCGACGCTGCGATAG